A genomic stretch from Pristiophorus japonicus isolate sPriJap1 chromosome 6, sPriJap1.hap1, whole genome shotgun sequence includes:
- the LOC139266195 gene encoding maestro heat-like repeat-containing protein family member 1, whose translation MTSTKMEVLLNWIMEVPLDANGLVSQSVFNSLQELGQVDAEGVLMFCRKYISHHRRLLLVQRTALLKAMTQLVKDNIDDLGRVAAKKLITLASIEMIRLKDVSDEHQEVASQLLLNVGHWFTKEAFDELQSMFQPRMDPFFHVVLTLANLCKEHVHYMVPLLKSLLQTMQSMLPAVKEEKTKWVFCFALGIFSESILAYLYDIDEAPDPTVKKNLFFKEFSAAYDILFNVWLPMNERNISTAVIETLGQITHLIPFDKLENELPRLIPAVLSMYQETASDFCVTQGLYGVLHTAVERNSEELAKQIDILLITLQHQICIAVEQPTNQYSQKQLKEILCCFKLLTPAFTSQIVEFLLLKLESTNNQIRLGTLTVLDHLINMVPLYMASQKNQILSSAKLLVLANNNRVKAKLGQLIYTMASHCYLHLEGGKEMIEFIIRQCALPVTENEEDSPDGPCSGLADVVTDGDLRRRCEEQLKMLTALPIDVVLWPLLFEFIIPVRCTNALATVCNCLISLAMKKGEAGLAEGFLNYEEHSNIPRPQALLTRLLTMSSSLQQEKNRCAPALTLLHILGTDIHPAAPQVWEKEFPTLLDYLQEDSKKCLIQSQWEEKLISVLSQTLELIEDEYWLGQLGKELINHLHNHHHFSQEKGFVYKCLGVVLQHSQNEDVVKRNLQEMLQTVRHNEILEKEGIAIGVGYCAVTHLDTVLTILKEFVKLNIFKKTASYFQIIKDQEDIEIIKVKSTLISCYGYIMACSPRGLTLARIDSDIVENVLNHYNIKILGMKIEVRDLTLKLSLIKTVTQLAGAIQPDDRSTYSFSRKAELLTYMQELIKAESTEALLTSVRKSAMDACTSLLELHPKLSDNRQLIQTCLGSVFSLPRLEARTVNEHPTMSMMERQGLFIETMTSLMDFLKQLLLLDLSPAGLQSIFKHIEIWIQSIKEYAREMAIEATLQLLVFYREQLDTKYAVALHNLEAIVGCMVLRCTDPSRIVRETAIECLYVILYIQLHSEEMPAYHKDADVEHLKVLKEGLHQANSQAMFQVCTDVGKVLSKCMAHNQLKGLLFTLFKGLADEQSNGSYAAAIVTNVLVMKCGADLADVPEIIKALHTQLQSITQQPVIRMATRCLSNLASQHAPVILPCLLKHPIPFDRYIGDVWRSLTKNISVASASIKYLLDNLKLLYESSKESLVKNVTNSESQQPLAVICALHQMICNQDSESVIGMLYSQLFSTVLVHLSSSVQARLPRDFLRIQTDRKASGLAQKPYNITACNYSVEILQALLDKGGGWDLIKRPELHHEGIMLLAGSMVKLATPHLISIVEQLTPVLANIHESQRISAAAFFAELLSHALVSELLLTDTLLGSLLRCLIDDSPVVQWLAVKGLGNVGVGAAHKIEKYVAKLVPTLLSVMDQNAKLNTLLAVEAMSSVSKILDNLPHDYVEAILIDVAIAIEPFLENRQDRVRAAAFHILGKLIQFGSMQQNPVYMEHIHSTLTSLLLHLNDKSDEVRGVCRLVLNLFGPLLASEKLCRLFQGLGLEQEGPLDYESYLSDISWYIGEDLPDRISYYIKSCASFFSSVQTEMRESAVTFASLLMLNAPPDYRRTPAANQMCKEVLTLLSDHVPSVRIKTVLGIQRLAMY comes from the coding sequence ATGACGAGTACCAAAATGGAAGTGTTACTGAACTGGATTATGGAGGTGCCTTTGGATGCTAATGGCCTGGTTAGCCAGTCCGTATTTAACTCCCTGCAAGAACTGGGACAAGTGGATGCAGAAGGGGTCCTGATGTTCTGCCGCAAGTATATCAGCCACCACCGGCGGCTGCTGCTGGTGCAGCGCACCGCGCTGTTAAAGGCCATGACACAGCTGGTGAAGGACAACATTGACGACTTGGGCCGTGTGGCGGCAAAAAAACTCATCACCTTGGCGTCCATCGAAATGATCAGATTGAAGGATGTGAGTGATGAGCACCAGGAAGTGGCCAGTCAGCTCCTGCTTAATGTGGGCCACTGGTTCACCAAGGAGGCTTTCGACGAGCTGCAGTCAATGTTTCAGCCGAGGATGGATCCCTTTTTCCATGTGGTGCTGACACTTGCCAACCTCTGTAAAGAACATGTGCATTACATGGTCCCCTTGCTGAAGTCTCTCCTCCAAACCATGCAGTCCATGCTGCCCGCAGTAAAGGAAGAGAAAACCAAGTGGGTGTTCTGCTTTGCTTTGGGGATTTTTAGTGAGAGCATCCTGGCCTACCTGTATGACATAGATGAGGCCCCGGACCCTACCGTGAAGAAGAATTTATTCTTCAAGGAGTTTTCCGCTGCTTACGACATCCTGTTCAATGTGTGGCTGCCCATGAACGAACGCAATATCAGCACAGCAGTGATTGAGACATTAGGCCAGATAACCCACTTGATCCCCTTTGACAAACTGGAGAACGAACTACCCAGGTTAATTCCAGCTGTGCTGTCTATGTACCAGGAAACTGCGAGCGATTTTTGCGTCACACAGGGTCTGTACGGTGTACTGCACACTGCCGTTGAGAGGAACAGTGAAGAGCTGGCTAAGCAAATCGACATCCTCCTTATCACTTTGCAACATCAGATTTGCATTGCAGTGGAGCAGCCCACCAACCAATATTCTCAGAAGCAGCTGAAAGAAATCCTTTGCTGCTTCAAACTTCTAACGCCAGCCTTTACATCCCAGATAGTAGAATTTCTTCTGTTGAAACTGGAAAGCACCAACAACCAAATTCGACTGGGAACACTGACTGTGCTAGATCATCTGATCAACATGGTCCCTTTGTACATGGCGAGCCAGAAGAATCAGATTCTGAGCAGTGCGAAGCTCCTGGTCCTAGCCAACAATAACAGAGTGAAGGCAAAACTTGGTCAGCTCATATACACCATGGCCTCCCACTGTTACCTCCACCTGGAGGGAGGCAAGGAAATGATAGAGTTTATCATCCGACAATGTGCTCTGCCTGTTACGGAGAATGAGGAGGATAGCCCCGACGGCCCCTGCAGTGGCCTGGCAGATGTGGTCACTGACGGAGATTTAAGGAGGAGGTGTGAAGAACAGCTGAAAATGTTGACAGCATTACCAATTGACGTTGTGCTCTGGCCGTTGCTCTTCGAGTTTATTATCCCAGTACGGTGCACGAATGCCCTGGCCACGGTCTGCAAttgtttgatatcccttgcaatgaAGAAAGGAGAAGCTGGGTTGGCCGAAGGTTTTCTCAATTACGAGGAGCATTCAAACATTCCCAGGCCTCAGGCACTGCTGACAAGGCTGTTGACCATGTCGTCATCTCTGCAGCAGGAAAAAAACAGGTGTGCTCCTGCTCTGACTCTTCTGCACATCCTCGGCACAGACATCCACCCAGCAGCACCTCAAGTCTGGGAAAAGGAATTTCCAACTCTACTTGACTACCTGCAGGAAGATTCCAAGAAATgcctgatccagagtcagtgggaAGAAAAGCTAATCAGTGTTCTGTCCCAAACGTTGGAGTTGATAGAGGATGAGTACTGGCTTGGCCAGCTTGGCAAAGAACTGATTAACCACCTCCACAATCATCATCATTTTTCGCAAGAGAAGGGGTTTGTGTACAAATGTTTGGGTGTCGTGCTGCAACATAGCCAGAATGAAGACGTGGTAAAGAGGAATCTGCAGGAGATGCTGCAGACTGTGCGGCACAATGAAATTCTGGAGAAAGAGGGTATAGCCATAGGGGTTGGCTACTGTGCTGTGACCCATTTGGACACAGTGCTGACAATACTCAAGGAATTTGTAAAGTTAAACATCTTTAAGAAGACTGCAAGTTACTTTCAGATTATTAAGGATCAGGAGGACATTGAAATAATAAAAGTGAAAAGCACACTCATCTCGTGCTATGGGTATATAATGGCATGTTCCCCGAGGGGCCTCACTCTAGCCAGAATAGATAGTGACATTGTAGAGAACGTGCTCAACCATTACAATATCAAAATCTTGGGAATGAAGATTGAAGTCCGGGACTTGACACTCAAGCTAAGTCTGATCAAGACTGTAACCCAGTTAGCTGGGGCCATCCAACCTGACGACCGATCCACCTACAGCTTCAGCAGGAAAGCTGAACTCTTGACCTACATGCAGGAGCTCATCAAGGCCGAGTCAACGGAGGCCCTGTTGACTTCCGTCCGAAAGTCTGCTATGGATGCCTGTACGTCCCTCTTAGAACTGCACCCCAAGTTAAGCGACAACAGACAATTGATTCAAACATGCCTGGGTAGTGTGTTTAGCTTGCCACGCTTGGAGGCCAGGACTGTCAACGAACACCCAACCATGAGCATGATGGAGAGACAGGGACTATTTATTGAGACAATGACCTCACTGATGGATTTCCTGAAGCAGCTTTTGCTGTTAGATCTGTCACCTGCTGGACTTCAGTCCATATTTAAGCACATTGAAATCTGGATTCAATCCATAAAAGAATACGCGCGGGAAATGGCCATTGAGGCCACTTTACAACTCCTGGTGTTTTACCGTGAACAACTTGACACCAAATATGCGGTTGCGTTGCACAACCTGGAGGCTATTGTTGGATGCATGGTGCTTCGCTGCACAGATCCATCACGCATTGTAAGGGAGACAGCCATCGAATGCTTGTATGTGATACTTTACATCCAGTTGCACTCTGAAGAAATGCCTGCGTATCACAAGGATGCAGATGTGGAGCACCTGAAAGTCCTCAAAGAGGGGCTACATCAGGCCAACAGCCAAGCCATGTTTCAAGTATGCACCGATGTTGGGAAAGTTCTCTCCAAGTGCATGGCCCACAACCAGCTGAAAGGTTTGCTCTTCACGTTGTTCAAAGGACTTGCCGACGAGCAATCCAACGGTTCCTACGCCGCTGCGATTGTCACGAATGTCCTTGTCATGAAATGTGGGGCCGATCTGGCAGATGTCCCTGAGATTATCAAAGCCCTGCACACCCAGTTGCAGTCAATAACTCAGCAGCCTGTCATACGAATGGCCACACGTTGCCTCTCCAATTTGGCCTCACAGCATGCCCCAGTGATATTACCCTGCCTCTTAAAGCACCCCATTCCATTTGACAGATACATTGGTGACGTGTGGAGATCACTAACAAAAAACATTTCGGTTGCCAGTGCCTCAATCAAGTACCTACTGGACAACTTGAAGCTCCTGTATGAAAGCAGCAAAGAATCTCTCGTCAAGAATGTGACAAATTCAGAATCTCAACAGCCCCTGGCTGTAATCTGTGCTCTGCACCAAATGATATGTAACCAGGACTCGGAGTCGGTGATCGGAATGCTGTACTCACAGTTGTTCAGTACCGTGCTGGTCCATCTCAGCTCCAGTGTCCAGGCACGGTTGCCTCGTGACTTTCTCCGCATTCAGACGGACAGGAAAGCCTCCGGCCTGGCTCAAAAGCCCTACAACATCACCGCCTGCAACTACTCTGTGGAGATCCTGCAGGCTCTGTTGGACAAAGGCGGAGGCTGGGACCTGATCAAGAGGCCGGAGCTGCACCACGAGGGCATTATGCTGCTGGCCGGCAGCATGGTCAAGCTGGCCACCCCTCACTTGATCAGCATCGTCGAGCAGCTCACCCCGGTCCTTGCCAACATACACGAGAGCCAGAGGATCTCGGCCGCCGCCTTCTTCGCAGAGCTGCTCAGCCACGCCTTGGTGTCAGAGCTGCTGCTCACCGACACGCTGCTGGGCAGCTTGCTCCGCTGCCTGATCGACGACTCTCCTGTGGTCCAGTGGCTGGCTGTCAAGGGCCTGGGGAACGTCGGAGTGGGAGCTGCCCACAAAATCGAGAAATACGTGGCCAAGCTGGTGCCCACATTGCTCTCCGTCATGGACCAGAACGCCAAACTCAACACGCTGCTGGCAGTCGAGGCCATGTCAAGTGTCTCCAAGATCTTAGACAACCTGCCCCACGACTATGTGGAAGCCATTCTCATCGACGTGGCGATCGCGATTGAGCCCTTCTTGGAGAATCGCCAGGACCGGGTGAGAGCGGCGGCATTTCACATCCTGGGGAAGCTGATCCAGTTTGGAAGCATGCAGCAGAACCCGGTGTACATGGAGCACATACACTCCACCTTGACCAGCTTGCTGCTCCACCTCAACGACAAGAGCG